A single Anopheles arabiensis isolate DONGOLA chromosome X, AaraD3, whole genome shotgun sequence DNA region contains:
- the LOC120906454 gene encoding T-complex protein 11-like protein 1: MPDNTGRDARMKKEELSTEDDKKKLLLDMVTKLMEDASLNSENAQDIGFAMPATDDEPEKFVRLSDLERSLEDMALVHEIAINEKFQLKPASPGSVGYVVQKTVKDAYWNLMRELLAQQPPCYTMVIQLLLDIKETFKSLLRGNNDRALDAILVVLDEHNIRQLADEHGAAVLEHNAQFIIKIMGMACCPARDAEIAALKREPDPITQLRGIMEVLDKMKLDMANFVLASTRAQFVCYSVDYERKKFAELQALCGNQFPATMAWLKRNNPAGRERPSEEGAAGGNNGVSATTGRTVRLTDVVMPDYYIDAYQELIQPGADHPFPELLKLDLERVVQLREQAMRLSVCATVMQLTCATVPTLANHPRRCDLAAKLAILSADYPGKVELQELLESLCVQVLDCVSTHADAPSGPAVPDAAKQALKTQILRIDHTMTVYSVVWRKMMQYMRELLLTEREEHVPFPVCFRDYRDETVQLAGQFKRIVSHNFEVYGNFYLQSMQEAV, from the exons ATGCCTGATAATACAGG ACGTGACGCTCGCATGAAAAAGGAGGAACTCTCCACCGAAGATGACAAGAAGAAATTGCTTCTCGACATGGTGACGAAGCTGATGGAAGACGCGAGCCTGAACAGTGAGAACGCGCAGGACATTGGCTTCGCCATGCCGGCGACGGACGACGAGCCGGAAAAGTTCGTCCGCCTGTCCGACCTGGAGCGATCGCTGGAGGACATGGCGCTCGTGCACGAGATAGCGATCAACGAGAAGTTCCAGCTGAAGCCGGCCTCCCCGGGCTCGGTGGGCTACGTCGTGCAGAAGACGGTGAAGGACGCGTACTGGAATCTGATGCGCGAGCTGCTGGCCCAGCAGCCGCCCTGCTACACGATGGTgatacagctgctgctggacatCAAGGAGACGTTCAAGTCGCTGCTCCGGGGCAACAATGACCGGGCGCTGGACGCGATCCTGGTCGTGCTGGACGAGCACAACATCCGCCAGCTGGCGGACGAGCACGGCGCCGCGGTGCTGGAGCACAACGCACAGTTCATCATCAAGATCATGGGCATGGCGTGCTGTCCGGCGCGGGACGCCGAGATCGCGGCGCTCAAGCGCGAACCGGACCCGATCACGCAGCTGCGCGGCATCATGGAGGTGCTGGACAAGATGAAGCTCGACATGGCCAACTTTGTGCTCGCGTCGACGCGCGCCCAGTTCGTGTGCTACTCGGTCGACTACGAGCGCAAGAAGTTCGCCGAGCTGCAGGCGCTCTGCGGCAACCAGTTCCCCGCCACCATGGCGTGGCTGAAGCGCAACAATCCCGCCGGCCGGGAGCGGCCGTCCGAGGAGGGCGCTGCCGGCGGCAACAATGGCGTGTCCGCAACGACCGGGCGCACCGTGCGGCTGACGGACGTGGTCATGCCGGACTACTACATCGATGCGTACCAGGAGCTGATCCAGCCGGGCGCGGACCACCCGTTCCCGGAGCTGCTCAAGCTGGATTTGGAGCGCGTGGTGCAGCTGAGGGAGCAGGCGATGCGGCTGAGCGTGTGCGCCACCGTGATGCAGCTGACCTGCGCCACCGTGCCGACGCTGGCCAACCATCCGAGGCGGTGCGATCTGGCGGCCAAGCTGGCCATCCTCAGCGCCGACTATCCGGGCAAGGTGGAGCTGCAGGAGCTGCTGGAAAGCCTCTGCGTGCAGGTGCTCGACTGCGTGTCGACGCACGCCGACGCGCCGAGCGGACCGGCCGTGCCGGATGCGGCGAAGCAGGCACTGAAGACTCAGATACTGCGCATCGACCACACCATGACCGTGTACAGCGTCGTCTGGCGCAAGATGATGCAGTACATgcgcgagctgctgctgaccgAGCGCGAGGAGCACGTGCCCTTTCCCGTCTGCTTCCGGGACTACCGCGACGAGACGGTCCAGCTGGCCGGCCAGTTCAAGCGGATTGTCTCGCACAACTTTGAGGTGTATGGCAATTTCTATTTACAATCCATGCAGGAGGCGGTCTAG